Proteins from a genomic interval of Cystobacter ferrugineus:
- a CDS encoding restriction endonuclease fold toxin-2 domain-containing protein, whose protein sequence is MRALIVLIGLLFAAPAWANSMEDALCQAPSTPVDRMESTEKFCRSTVRALGQLPRSTANEARALLTPESLALMVTMTTAWAGTQGIPVVGQAVDAALMSIGVILITAQSAALADALWRYANCTSTARSHADLDFAATHLSRAIAAAGVNIVAFILTKRLLGPGRSGSMGPPRGMAAVAAEGAQVVVQTPRSTLQAPALAMTGGMKPPSPTGTAREQAAKTVDPKAFVQWVHRLRKRPTRSTPAAYAYQQRYAGPEEFLVEGGNEQIWADGARLEKARLIEAKFIDAPEKSPFISESKCNENVRRWIQQEVFDEFRRYAAVIAAPETPVVALEVITNDARAVPFFESLLRSFGIPGEVIVRP, encoded by the coding sequence ATGAGAGCCCTCATCGTGTTGATTGGTTTGCTATTCGCCGCGCCAGCCTGGGCCAACTCGATGGAGGACGCGCTTTGTCAGGCGCCCTCCACTCCGGTGGACCGAATGGAGTCTACCGAGAAGTTCTGCCGGTCCACCGTTCGCGCCTTGGGCCAGTTGCCGCGGTCCACTGCGAACGAAGCTCGTGCGTTGCTCACGCCAGAGAGTCTCGCTCTCATGGTCACGATGACTACCGCATGGGCTGGAACTCAGGGCATCCCTGTGGTTGGACAGGCCGTTGATGCTGCCTTGATGTCTATCGGTGTCATTCTGATCACCGCGCAGTCAGCGGCTCTTGCCGATGCACTGTGGCGTTACGCGAACTGTACCTCCACGGCACGAAGCCATGCCGACCTTGATTTCGCGGCCACACACCTGTCCCGGGCCATTGCGGCAGCAGGTGTCAATATCGTGGCCTTCATTCTAACCAAAAGACTCCTTGGCCCAGGACGCTCGGGTTCCATGGGCCCACCTCGTGGGATGGCGGCCGTTGCCGCTGAAGGGGCGCAGGTCGTCGTACAAACGCCGCGCTCGACCCTACAGGCTCCAGCTCTGGCCATGACGGGGGGCATGAAGCCTCCTTCTCCGACGGGAACAGCGCGGGAGCAGGCTGCCAAAACCGTTGATCCAAAAGCATTCGTCCAATGGGTTCATCGCCTACGCAAGAGACCCACTCGAAGTACCCCCGCCGCGTATGCATACCAGCAGCGGTACGCGGGCCCCGAGGAGTTCTTGGTGGAAGGAGGAAACGAGCAGATTTGGGCCGACGGAGCAAGATTGGAAAAAGCCCGTCTGATCGAGGCAAAATTCATTGATGCACCAGAAAAAAGCCCCTTTATCTCCGAATCGAAGTGCAACGAAAATGTCAGACGGTGGATTCAGCAGGAAGTCTTTGATGAATTCCGTCGCTATGCGGCTGTCATCGCGGCACCAGAGACGCCTGTCGTCGCTCTCGAGGTCATCACGAACGACGCCAGGGCCGTACCTTTTTTTGAGTCATTGCTCCGCTCGTTCGGAATTCCTGGGGAAGTCATCGTCAGGCCGTGA
- a CDS encoding ATP-binding protein, with translation AVIGDATLADAILDRLVHNAHRLKLTGDSVRRPEGNLTRAKKGAK, from the coding sequence GCGGTGATTGGCGATGCCACGCTGGCCGACGCCATCCTCGACCGGCTGGTGCACAACGCCCATCGCCTCAAGCTCACGGGCGACTCGGTGCGCCGCCCGGAAGGGAATTTGACCCGGGCCAAGAAGGGGGCGAAGTGA
- a CDS encoding SMI1/KNR4 family protein has product MATPLNSLREEVSREHFPHPPATPEEIEEFEQQVGWRLDPDLRAFYLHCNGAELIKRLPDSPYRILPLSKIVRARVAIFGKKNDDDAHGPASMWAICDVQDGNYLLVDVARQENGRYPVMDGWHEAWPDPKYCDQIATSFSDFLERALRQGQAYWLNE; this is encoded by the coding sequence ATGGCCACGCCCCTGAACAGCTTGCGCGAAGAGGTCTCCCGCGAGCACTTCCCCCATCCCCCTGCCACCCCCGAGGAGATCGAAGAGTTCGAGCAGCAGGTGGGCTGGCGGCTGGACCCTGACCTTCGGGCCTTCTATCTGCACTGCAACGGGGCGGAGCTGATCAAACGGTTACCGGATAGCCCCTACCGCATCCTTCCCCTGTCGAAGATAGTCCGGGCGCGGGTCGCCATCTTCGGGAAGAAGAACGATGATGACGCGCACGGCCCTGCCTCGATGTGGGCCATCTGCGACGTGCAGGATGGAAACTACCTGCTGGTGGATGTGGCCCGGCAGGAGAATGGCCGCTATCCCGTCATGGATGGCTGGCACGAGGCGTGGCCGGACCCGAAGTATTGTGACCAGATAGCCACCTCCTTCTCGGACTTCTTGGAACGAGCCCTGCGTCAAGGCCAGGCTTACTGGCTGAACGAATGA
- a CDS encoding DUF2971 domain-containing protein yields MNSIPEAVVEWCFVVRCEGGEGEVRVRSDGAVVFTAGPPGWVCLDGIRYPTSGSTLTRVLRNDVFCLDSLQNLEGTALASKAFLFHYTKSETAIRHILPNQTLRLSTYAGTNDPRESKDWAFTLVSPEGIAPPGEAIHVSKSLSQALKHHSRLACFCSDGLEPAQNQSNKLYDTNGWTRARMWAQYADNHRGVVLVFDRRRLIENARKSLHGKGTLFFGNVLYAEQGHSAEMLPFTVDYLQWRASSAKDFAEQHLKQHRDWLFFTKHIDWAQEHECRLVLHGASNTHEYISIKDALVEVCVGDAISDNDFTELRLEASKSGCPISRVFWRNGMPIRSPV; encoded by the coding sequence ATGAACAGCATTCCAGAGGCAGTAGTTGAATGGTGTTTTGTTGTTCGCTGCGAAGGTGGAGAAGGAGAAGTTCGAGTTCGCTCCGATGGGGCAGTTGTCTTTACTGCCGGACCACCTGGATGGGTTTGCCTCGATGGAATCAGGTATCCAACAAGCGGCAGCACTCTGACCCGTGTATTGCGGAACGATGTATTCTGCCTGGACTCGCTGCAAAACCTCGAAGGCACAGCACTTGCATCAAAGGCGTTCCTCTTTCATTACACAAAATCAGAAACAGCGATTCGACACATTCTACCCAATCAAACACTCCGACTATCCACGTATGCAGGCACAAATGATCCACGCGAATCCAAGGACTGGGCTTTTACTCTGGTCAGCCCAGAAGGCATTGCCCCACCCGGAGAAGCCATTCATGTAAGCAAATCCCTCAGCCAAGCATTGAAGCACCATAGCCGCTTAGCATGTTTCTGCTCGGATGGACTAGAGCCCGCACAAAACCAATCAAACAAGCTTTACGACACCAATGGATGGACTCGCGCTCGGATGTGGGCTCAGTATGCAGACAACCATCGCGGCGTCGTACTCGTGTTTGACCGAAGACGTCTAATAGAAAATGCTCGCAAAAGCCTCCATGGCAAAGGAACATTGTTTTTCGGCAATGTGCTTTACGCTGAGCAGGGACATAGCGCAGAAATGCTTCCTTTCACAGTAGACTACCTCCAGTGGCGTGCATCTTCCGCCAAAGACTTCGCAGAGCAACATCTCAAACAACACAGAGATTGGCTCTTCTTCACCAAGCACATTGACTGGGCTCAGGAGCACGAATGCCGATTGGTACTCCACGGCGCATCCAACACGCACGAGTACATCTCAATCAAAGATGCCCTCGTTGAGGTTTGCGTGGGTGACGCCATCAGCGATAATGATTTTACTGAGCTACGACTGGAGGCATCAAAATCTGGATGCCCCATTTCAAGAGTATTTTGGCGGAATGGGATGCCGATCCGTAGTCCTGTCTAA